The window ATCTAGCCATGTGACTATCTAAGTTGAAGCTGTTGTTATTTGACTTATCTGCTTCTGATTTTCGGCTCACATCTGCTCCTTTATTTCCTTCTTGTAAACGAATAAGCTGAGAATAAGAACCATCAGCATCCTTGATCAATTCATCATGAGTTCCTGCATATAAAGAGAAAATGCTAGAGTGAATACTTTTGATTCATGTTATGAAACAGACAGCAGTTTTTCTTAGTATACTAAACATGATAACAAAACAGTTCGTTCAATTTTATTACCTTTTTCTACAATTTTTCCCTGATGAATCACTGCTATTATGTCAGCATTTCTAATAGTTGTTAAACGATGTGCAACAACTACAGTAGTCCTTTGTGACATAACTTTTTCTAATGCTTCTTGGACAATACGTTCAGACTCAGCATCCAATGCACTAGTAGCTTCATCAAGAAGAAGGATTCTTGGGTTCTTCAAAATTGCCCTTGCAATTGCTATTCTTTGTTTTTGCCCACCAGAAAGTTGAGTTCCATGCCCTCCAACCATTGTGTCAATTCCCTACAAACAgaataatacaattttattaacttcaaataatcttaaagaaaaaaaagagagagaaacataAAACTTGGTTTGGTTCAGTTGTGTAAAAGAATGTCATACCTGAGGCAGCTTATCAATGAACTTTTTGGCATTAGCAAGTGTTATTGCTGTTGTTATCTCCTCATCTGTTGCACCTTCTTTCCCGTATGCTATGTTCTCTTTAATACTAGCTGTAAACAGGATAGGTTCTTGACCAACAAGCCCAATCTGTTCTCTAATCCATCTAACTTGAAAATTCTTCAAATTCACACCATCTATAAGTACTTCTCCAGCTTCAGGATCATAAAATCTTTCTAATAAACTAATTATAGTGGACTTCCCGCTTCCACTTTGACCCACAAAAGCAGCAGTTTTTCCACTTGGAATATAGAATGAGAATCCGGAAAAGATCTGAACATCTGGCCTTGCAGGGTATCTGAAGTGAACATCCTTGAGTTCTATATCTCCCCTTATTTCTTCCAAGACAACACCATTGGTGTCATAAGCATCAATTTTTGGCTTTCGTTTAATTGTCTCAAACATCTTATATGCTGCTGCTTGGCCTGCTGCAAATGCATTTACGCACGGAGCTGCCTGACCAAGTGACCTAGTTTAACAGAATAACAAGGGATGTAAATtgagtaaataaaataagattgtgACATACAATTAAAGCATGATGAGCATCAAACAAAACCAAATTAAAGCTCTATATACTAAAAGAAAATCATGTCTAACTTACATTCCACCAGTATTGATTGACATGATAATGTTGAAGACACTTCCACCATCATAGCCTTTCTCAATGATCAGTTTGGAACCATACCACATGGCAAGTGCATAGGTgcaaaaaataatcaacaagAGTACTCCCATTCCAAACCCTGAGGCCAACCCTTGTTGAACAGTTGTAGCATAAGCAATTCTtaacttattattatatttctctaTTGCTTTTTTCTCACCAGTAAAAGAGGCAACCTGGTTAAACATCAGCAAGAAGTCAAGGAATATGcttaaatacaaaaaacaatGCGTATATTATCTATCATTAATTTCTGTGTCTTACTGTTCTAATGGCTCCAACTGTTTGTTCTACAACAATTCCAGCTTCTGCATAAGCAGCTTGCCCGCGAGTTGACATTTTTGCCATCATCATGGACATGATtccaccaacaacaacaatgcaAGGAATGCATGCAAGCAAAACTAGACAGAGTTCCCATCCTTTTGTAAAGGCTATGACAAAGCCACCAAAAAATGCTGAAACAAGTTGTATAAACTTCCCAACCTGCCAATAACTTCAATTCATGTCAGTTCTTTTGCTTTTCATTATATGATATACAATACTTGGTTCTTTCCATACACAAAAGGAGCATACCTTTTCTCCCATGGCATCTTGAATGAGAATGGTGTCACCAGACATTCTCCCAATTACCTCACCAGTTGTTGTTTCAGTGTCAAAGAAGGTAATGTCCTGCTTCAATATAGTTTTCAAGTACAAGCCACGGATCCTTGCTGCTTGTCTTTCTCCTGTCATCATCCAACATGATACCTCTGCAACATCCAATAAAACAACCCTCATATCAGAATGCTGAAATTATTGTTGGAAAACTACAAAGTTCCAGGCAAATAAAGATAACAAAAGTGTGCGTGTCTGTGTGTATAAGCATAAAGGGTAGAGTCCAATTAGTTTGAATCGTCTGGACTCAACCCCTTTATGTTTATGTACACTGGCTTACTTTGACGTTCTCCAACAATTATCTTCAAAGACTGAATCACAATATAGTAGTCTATAACAAATAGATAAGCACAAAATCTTACGTAGAAAAGAGGTAATTCCAGCTCCAAAAGCCACGTAAACAAATAACAATGCaacctgaaatttgaagtgcCAGTGCCAACACAAATAAGTTAGTTTGCGAACATACATGCATGATCTATTTTAATGGAATAGTAAATACCGAATGGGCATGGCATGCAATAAGGCAAAGGCtacaaaaggaaacaaaaagaacCCTTCATTCAAGAAACCTGCAAGGCACATGCCAAATTAATTCATGTTAATTATTATACCTTAGAAACTTCCTGGACAATGTGGGAGGGATCAGTGGAGCCAAATGCGTTGATCATCTTCCCAAAAATGAGGGACATGAGAGGTTGCGACATCCCATTAGCCATGGCACTGATGACACCAATGATCATCATAGTCATGTCAAGGTGGTCTGCAAAGGTGAAAAGCTTGTAAAATGGAACCTTTTCTTCGACTTTGACCTTGGCAGCTTCTTCATCTTGTGCCATGGCTAATGGGGTTAGGAGCACACCTAACCCTCACGTAGAAAACAAATTATGGAGAGGAAGACAAGAGTCTGGGTGATAGGATATGTCCTATTTAAATATGAATGCATACGCGTATTAGTCTAATTTTGGCAAAGTATATGAACCGTGACATGCAATGTTGctatatttttagaaataatttttgccACCCTTCTAGAAGTACTAACAATACGTCAAATTATGTCAGAATAATTCAAAcagaaaatttaaaagaagagaagttaAGAATAATATGCAAAGATTAGTAAACTAATTAAGAGAGAACTATTCAGTTCATAAATTCATTATTACTTTAATTTGCTCAAAGCCTATGCAAATGTTGTCGGTTCTCATAAGTGATGATCCTTaatgttaagaaattaataaagatCAAAGATATATGGACGATTAGAATTAAAGGGAGAGTGGACATTGAGCACAACCAAGAAGTTAGGCTCGTCGGATAGCACACATAATAAGccaaacttaattttattattatactcATGCGCACATGCATGTATGACAacatattacatatatattaattcatcaataataattcCCCAACACATTTTACTTTCACTGACATTGTgcaacacacacatatatacctATATAACAAGTTAGCAACCcttcactatatatatatatgtgtgtgtgttgcaGGTGCTAGATAGAGGCGTTGGTAAATTTTTCATCGTCTGTGATCCTCATATGCTCCAAGTAGGACTTTCCATTCAACTTATTATGAGTGAAGTAATCTTTGATATACTCCTCTACTACAATCCTTTTGAACAACGGGGGATGTTCTGGGTTTGTGAGGCTAACTGCAGGTCCAATCTCAGATTGAAACTTGGGGAGAAAGAACATAGCAACGGATATCCTTTCCTTTTCTGAATTCACTGTTGCCCTGTGCTCAACACTTTTGTATGCCCCATTGCTCATAATCtgtaaatcaaatcaaaatcactttATTATTTTCCACAAAAACAATCgttttatttttggaatattttttgttcaatcttTCTCTTCTGTTTTTAATCAATTGCACTAATCTTAATTCTTACTTGTATCAAAAGTTACGATTATCGAAAAATTAATATggtacataaaatatttttgagtgTAAACTTATTAAGAGCTGGAAGTTTCATTTTGGTCCCCTTAttaatcaacaaaaatataaaaaacgagtttcattttcattttctattaatataaagatttttacacattttaattaattatggatattatataacttttaaattagttatcaattataaaagtcaataataTTATGATATGCATGACGATTTATTATTAGATTACAGTGTAAAAGATATTTCTACTAGCacctaaattaaattctttaaacaATACATAATGTTTTCAATATTAACATtagttgttttttaatttatttaataatggtGGGGTGGGGGGATCGTACGTTATTCATATatgattttatctaaaaaattcacataagaGCAAATTCCTTCTCTAAATTGAAGTGTTGACTTTGGATGTTTAGAAAATTTTTggtttaaatgtttattttttgtttttattttttgaaaataatttctattttaaaatttttaagatttaaaaatatatatttagaagaAAGTATTTTAAGGTGTcactattttttactttttgagaAAAAGTTGAAAGTTTGGgacatttttctaaaatatttttagggaaaatattttttaaatttaaaacaaatctatttttactcttattttttattttatttaaaaataaaaataaaaaacactcaaattaagtgtcACCTtagttttctagttttctaTTTGAAAAAGTCTCTAATGATTATTTAGACAATTTTCTTGCAATTTTTGTTCaaactatgattttgatattacAAATAAAAGCCAAACATACTATCAGTAATTAAAgagattaacattttttatacttacataaaaatagtaaattttaggcatataaaatatatctttaaggtaattattttagaaatattaaatagaaatggataaatagatataaaataagGGACCCATTTACACTAGTATAAGATATAACactcttaataattttatacaaaacatGTTTTCttatatatctaatttttaaattattattattattattattatatatatatatatatatatatatatatatatatatatatacacacacacgcaTACATATACTATCTTGAttatataagtaaattaaattttataaaaaataacaattataaaaatataattaaatcattcttATTTCTATATATTTCAAAAGGGTTTATTACACTAATTATGATATCTACCAAtgaaagtattaaataatttttaaattaattaaaaaattatttaatgatttagGAAATagaaacttttaattttgtcataaaattgtccaattaaaagattattaaAGGGTTTGTGGTGTGTGAGTTTCACTTAGTATATCTATATAAATCAGtctcataattattattattattattattattattattattaaaatgtacATTTTGTTTTCgataaaaaatatccaaacttttttcattgaataatttaattttaagggaATTATAATAACTcaaacttaataatttaatagtgaaatatgatttaaactaaatttcttgaaaggagagaatttaaattcagattttataaattgaaaaataatattattaattatatatattagttcatttctaattattaatttagtttataaaaatatttaacacatAACTTTATAAGTAAAAGGGATAAAAGGTTAAGATATAGAAAGgtaaaaatatacttatataaaaaagattgaaCGCGTCATGctcaataaaaataactattatttctataaaatttaattttatttctaagaaaaatacatataaaataatttattttaattataaataaatataatcaaattcatCGGCGTTTATGATACAGCATTAGctttttatatagaaattatTTAGTGTTTCTAGTTATATCATTTTCGTTCGATAAAAATAGTCTTTGATTGTTTTgtacaaataaaatatggaaGGTTCTAACTACCACAACCTCCAAATGAAAGTGTGTGGTCAGCAGTTCTCCTTCTATTTGAATAAATGTTTAGGGtcaatttcttttctatttaaCCATCTTTCCCATTCAAATACATGTGGAGTTTCAATGCAAGTTATTTGACTAATACTATCTCTTAAGATAGtaacttcaaaatgaaaaagtcTCTAGTGGAGCTAGGTCTCTAgtagtataaattaattaaataaggatTAGGTCAAAAGACATGTAATTAAAGCTAATCCACTTTGTAACTTGTAAGCaaggttaaaaataataataaatttgctAGGATCACGCACagaataaatgaaaatgaaaatgaaatatatttggAGATATGATATCCACAAATTTTGGAAAGGACTTGCGTATTATATTTGACTTCTCAAAGATTTTTGAGACCTAGCTCCAGTCCCCGAAATCCACCATTTAacatataaacataaaaagtgataaaagaaattattggtatgataaaaaaaaataggaaaaaaaattgatataaatattataattaaaaattattagtataaagaatatattaaagaaaacaaaattgattttagagaGGACAATAATCCATATATACAAACCTCTATAATGTCCCCAATGTTGACAACAAGGGCTTCTGAGATGACGTTCACTGGAATCCAAACCCCATCTTTCTTAATTTGCAGCCCATTCACTCCATTCATTTGGTTAAGAATGGTTATTCCTGTTGCATCAGAATGAGCAGAGAGGCCCATAACTAACTCTGGTTGAGGGCATGGAGGGTAGTATGTCATCCTCATGTTTTGTATCCCATCCTCAAACACTTCCAACTCTCTCTTCTCTATCTTCAGGGTTTTCCCTAGCAACCCCATAAGTATCATTGCAAGGTTTTGCAATTCCTCAATGTATAACTCTAAGATATTCCTGCATgtaatatgcatatatataaaatagatcaaataattaatatatccaTGTGCACAAAGATAGATagagaatttatatatatacaagaaattctctcaaaaaaattataagattaatttaataataaattaaggagacaaaaaaaattgtcctaAATTTGATTTCCCCtgctaacaactaacatttaaaaataaaataaatatcagaAATTTATGGGTTTTGATAAAAGTCTCTCCCATACAGCATGTTGAAAACTCATTTAACTAGCCACTAGCTTAGTACCAAAACGCTTAGATTCTTAAGGATACCGTACCATAGCAACTCTCATATAATTAAAGTATAACTTGCTAAATTAAAATACtgcttttaaataaataaatataaatatatatatatatatatatatatatatgcaaacaTACCTGAGTGATGAAGGGAGCTCGGGAAAAAGATGTGGATTTCTAATACTACGAGGGTTGATTTTCATGAATAACCTATCACCCCAATCAAGCTTTTGATCCTCTGATCCAATCACAGTTCCGTAGCCTTCAACATCACCTGGCCTTACCTTGTATTTCATCTTTTCTTCCATGGGGAGCATGAAGAATCCCTCAACTTCATCTTCAAGTGTTTTCATCACTACTGAGCTTATTCCATGCTCCACCAACTGCATACATTAAAGTAGATATAgattcagaaaaataaataaacaagaaatCAAAGATATCTATTATCTATATATAGCTAACTAGTGGCAAATAATTAACGTGGAGTGTTAAATATAACCTGAAAGAAACCCCAATCCCTACAAGCTGAGGTCAATTTTTCTAACTCAAGTTCTATATCTTCTCCATGGATCAATTTTTTCAGGTTGATGGTTGGGAGTGCGTGACTAAAGGTTTCACCTGCGAGAAGTGAAGGTTCATTATTGTGTAGTTGAATGTAACGTTGAGGAACTGAAGTGAGTGGTTTCTTAATGAGCTCCTGAATACTCATCGCTTCTTCAACTTCCTCACGTAATATTGCTGATTGAGAGAACACCATGTTGTTCCTCACGTATTCGTGTGTATTTATACAACCTTTGAAGAAATTAACTTTAAGATATTTATGAGGGGGCAAATTAAATGTTTTGGAGGCGCGCGCCAAAGGAGTATGTATACTCGTGAGGCAGATAAAAGAtctgtaaaattaaataataaatatgctaCCAGTAGTGCGcgtgataaaattaaattttaaaaataataagacaaATGTAATGTTCACAAGTGCTTACGCCCATGGATAGAGTAGTTACAACTCCATAAAACTGTTTTGTTCGGAGCTATTTGAATAGTTTGTAATTTgataaagttatttttcattCCGACTTGTACACTAATCTTTTAGTAGTGGATCTTTACTTACGGTTTCATCAAACTAGAGTCTATCCGTTTTATCACTTTTactcagaaaaaaataaattgaaatcgTTTATAAAAGTATTCGTACGTGCAACTCGTGAAAATCATATTATTCAAATGCATAAAGTGTGGTCGGTGCATGAAATcgaaataaactaaaattgatGTCGACGACAAGAAAACTAATTTATATGATTGTGTGCTGTGTGAATCTGCAGCCTTGACCAGGCCTTTTAAATTCTAAATAGATTTATCGCTGTccatatatattaaacttaTATCCAATTTTAAGAAATGATACAAACCCAGATTAAAAGGAATAATGCCAATATATACCAAGTTTAATTTGCAGTTGCATGTTCGGAATCAAGTAATGAAAATGGCATTTCACTGaagaagaggagagaaatatatatatgactttCATTTAATACGTAAcatctgattaaaaaaaaaaaaactaaagtacCATATCAaagttattcttttttatcttttatctaattagtcaagacacttTATTTGACTAAGTGGTAAGTTTTCAGTTTTCCACACATGTATGTAGATATTAGAATTATTTAGTATTAACTGTGTATCAATGGCCTGATTTCCTCTCGTACTGTGAGTCTTCAAGAGTGTAGTCCAAGGCTGGCGATGATGGAGAATCATTTACAAGGATTTTAATGCTCAAACGTAAGAGAATTAATGCGTAGCTTTTTGGTGTACGACCCCTCACTAATTACTCTTGGATGAAGGTGACATGTGTTTGCTTAACAATATCTGATCATTCAATTCATTCGATTCTTAATTTGTCTAAAGTTTGCTATCGTGTAGAGCTGTTAGGTTCTTAAATTGGTGGCGTACGTGTTTGGTGGTTAATTTTTGGACCACTCTAAAACTAgcccaaaatattaaattttgagaTAGCATGCCTTtattaaaagagaaattaattttttttaacaccatCGGAAAATAGATAGAGATAAttagaagaatagaaaaagaaaataataaatgtgatacgagaattaataagaaaaataaggcagagaaaaaaaaataaggtaaGTACACgtgaataaagaataaaagcgtaaaaaaataaaaaatacagtaCAAATTAGCACGGGTTCGTGCACCTTACTGGCATATACGTCTTAGATGCACAGTGTTTGATTTTATAGTATTTCATGaatgtgttttttatattttattaatattatttaaaaacttaaaggTTCTCATATACTATGGCAGCCATATGTAATAGCGtgttaagttaaaattaatctggttaaattattaatttgatggcAAATTAAGGTAATTTTATTATCCTCGAAATATAATCTAAAGTTCCAATTTCATTTCAACGTTTTTCCGTTGTCACTTTCATTTCGGAACttaataaaagtatatatagATAACACCTACATGACTCTAACGATGTTTAATTTATTGGTTAGTCTTACATGGTGTCCATCATGTTGATCTAGTTAGTCATATTCACTAAATTATCACACAGCACTTcccaaatttattatattaagttGATATAAATAGAGTAGaatgtaatatttaaataagtttggAATTTAATgtccatataatttttttttctgatgtaAAGTCAATATAAATAAACCTGCATGAAAGTAAtgagttatattatttaaataaattttgattttagtatcatataaataaacaa of the Glycine max cultivar Williams 82 chromosome 13, Glycine_max_v4.0, whole genome shotgun sequence genome contains:
- the LOC100802619 gene encoding codeine O-demethylase, with translation MVFSQSAILREEVEEAMSIQELIKKPLTSVPQRYIQLHNNEPSLLAGETFSHALPTINLKKLIHGEDIELELEKLTSACRDWGFFQLVEHGISSVVMKTLEDEVEGFFMLPMEEKMKYKVRPGDVEGYGTVIGSEDQKLDWGDRLFMKINPRSIRNPHLFPELPSSLRNILELYIEELQNLAMILMGLLGKTLKIEKRELEVFEDGIQNMRMTYYPPCPQPELVMGLSAHSDATGITILNQMNGVNGLQIKKDGVWIPVNVISEALVVNIGDIIEIMSNGAYKSVEHRATVNSEKERISVAMFFLPKFQSEIGPAVSLTNPEHPPLFKRIVVEEYIKDYFTHNKLNGKSYLEHMRITDDEKFTNASI